One window of the Amycolatopsis mediterranei genome contains the following:
- a CDS encoding SDR family NAD(P)-dependent oxidoreductase translates to MSLEGKVAVVTGATRGCGRAIAVELGRAGATVYVTGRTTRETASPLKRPETIEETGELVEAAGGKAAVVRCDFTSVSDVDALRARIESEVDGIDLLVDDVWGGDMYFHFDAPFWETPLEDALSLTHNALDTHLIALHKLLPLVVARRGLVLEVTDGDNDDYVGAGLPYYLAKCGIRALGRALGVELKKNDCVGLAVTPGFLRSESMLDHFEVTEDNWRDAIGKLAPVDFKISETPYLLARGVAALAQDPEVARFAGQTLASWTLMKEYGYTDVDGDRPDFGRWLTEVRNAGKDPAATPPDGYR, encoded by the coding sequence ATGAGCTTGGAAGGCAAAGTCGCGGTGGTCACCGGGGCCACCCGGGGCTGCGGGCGGGCGATCGCGGTGGAGCTGGGCCGCGCGGGCGCGACGGTGTACGTCACCGGCCGCACAACGCGCGAGACGGCGTCGCCGCTGAAGCGCCCGGAGACGATCGAAGAGACGGGCGAACTGGTGGAGGCCGCGGGCGGCAAGGCCGCGGTCGTCCGCTGCGACTTCACCTCCGTGTCCGATGTGGACGCACTGAGGGCGCGCATCGAGTCCGAAGTGGACGGAATCGACCTCCTGGTCGACGACGTCTGGGGCGGCGACATGTACTTCCACTTCGACGCGCCGTTCTGGGAGACGCCGCTGGAGGACGCGCTCAGCCTGACGCACAACGCCCTCGACACCCACCTCATCGCGCTGCACAAGCTGCTGCCCCTGGTGGTCGCCCGCCGTGGCCTGGTGCTGGAGGTGACCGACGGGGACAACGACGACTACGTCGGCGCGGGCCTCCCCTACTACCTGGCCAAGTGCGGCATCCGCGCGCTCGGCCGGGCGCTGGGCGTGGAACTGAAGAAGAACGACTGCGTCGGCCTCGCGGTGACCCCGGGGTTCCTGCGCTCGGAGTCGATGCTCGACCACTTCGAGGTCACCGAGGACAACTGGCGCGATGCGATCGGCAAGCTCGCGCCGGTCGACTTCAAGATCTCCGAGACGCCGTACCTGCTGGCCCGCGGTGTCGCGGCCCTGGCGCAGGACCCGGAGGTCGCGCGCTTCGCCGGGCAGACGCTGGCGTCGTGGACGCTGATGAAGGAGTACGGCTACACCGACGTCGACGGCGACCGCCCGGACTTCGGCCGCTGGCTGACCGAAGTCCGCAACGCGGGCAAGGACCCGGCGGCCACCCCGCCGGACGGCTACCGCT
- a CDS encoding TetR/AcrR family transcriptional regulator, producing the protein MARPRSITDERLLSAAETVIGRCGPGFTLAQVAAEAGVSVGTVAQRFGSKSGLLQAMSRRATRRAVEQMRESAERADDPVDGLRAAAVSVYAGLGDAEEAANHLGQLGVDIGDPVLRSLLGEHFTAVEDELRRLVRAAASSLPHAPSVPRAARAVLGVINGVSIDWSIRPHGRLADRLAEDVDAVLTAWRGREDS; encoded by the coding sequence GTGGCCCGGCCGAGGAGCATCACCGACGAGCGGCTGCTGAGCGCGGCGGAGACCGTGATCGGCCGCTGTGGTCCCGGTTTCACGCTGGCGCAGGTCGCTGCGGAAGCCGGCGTCTCGGTCGGCACGGTCGCGCAGCGGTTCGGCTCGAAGAGCGGTCTGCTGCAGGCGATGAGCCGGCGGGCCACCCGGCGGGCGGTCGAGCAGATGCGGGAGAGCGCCGAGCGGGCGGACGACCCGGTCGACGGCCTGCGCGCCGCCGCGGTGTCGGTCTACGCGGGGCTCGGGGACGCCGAAGAGGCGGCGAACCACCTGGGCCAGCTCGGCGTGGACATCGGTGACCCGGTGCTGCGGTCGCTGCTGGGCGAGCACTTCACGGCGGTCGAAGACGAACTGCGGCGGCTGGTGCGCGCGGCGGCTTCTTCGCTGCCGCACGCGCCGAGTGTGCCGCGGGCGGCCCGTGCGGTGCTCGGGGTCATCAACGGGGTGTCGATCGACTGGTCGATCCGGCCGCACGGGCGGCTGGCCGACCGGCTGGCGGAGGACGTCGACGCGGTGCTGACCGCGTGGCGGGGACGGGAGGATTCATGA
- a CDS encoding ABC transporter ATP-binding protein translates to MIEATGLTKRYGKTLAVNNLSFSVAAGQVTGFLGPNGAGKSTTMRMILGLDNPTGGQVTIGGKKYHDLKEPLRTVGALLDAKWVHPNRSARAHLQWMAKSNRIPAARVEEVLDTVGLTSVAGKRAGGFSLGMSQRLGIAAALLGDPEVLLFDEPVNGLDPEGILWIRKFMHRLAEEGRTVFVSSHLLSEMALTASNLVVIGRGQLISQSSTEDFVARAAENTVKVRSPQLAELRDALQRASAGIAEEANALVVSGMDSAKIGELAAANRIVLHELSPQTGSLEQAFMQITGDSVEYHTGLDAEAQHVLESAK, encoded by the coding sequence ATGATCGAGGCAACGGGCCTCACCAAACGGTACGGAAAAACGCTGGCGGTGAACAACCTGTCGTTCTCCGTGGCCGCGGGCCAGGTCACCGGCTTCCTCGGTCCGAACGGGGCGGGCAAGTCCACCACCATGCGGATGATCCTTGGCCTGGACAACCCGACGGGCGGCCAGGTCACCATCGGGGGCAAGAAGTACCACGACCTCAAGGAACCGCTGCGCACCGTCGGCGCGCTGCTCGACGCGAAGTGGGTGCACCCCAACCGTTCGGCGCGCGCCCACCTGCAGTGGATGGCGAAGTCCAACCGCATCCCGGCGGCCCGCGTCGAAGAGGTGCTCGACACCGTCGGCCTCACCAGCGTGGCCGGCAAGCGCGCCGGCGGGTTCTCGCTCGGCATGTCGCAGCGGCTCGGCATCGCGGCCGCGCTGCTCGGTGACCCGGAGGTCCTGCTGTTCGACGAGCCGGTGAACGGCCTCGACCCGGAGGGCATCCTCTGGATCCGGAAGTTCATGCACCGGCTGGCCGAGGAAGGCCGCACGGTCTTCGTGTCGAGCCATCTGCTTTCGGAGATGGCGCTGACCGCGAGCAACCTCGTGGTGATCGGCCGGGGGCAGCTGATTTCGCAGTCGTCCACCGAAGACTTCGTCGCCCGCGCGGCGGAGAACACGGTGAAGGTGCGGTCGCCGCAGCTGGCCGAGCTCCGGGACGCCCTGCAGCGGGCCAGCGCCGGGATCGCCGAGGAGGCGAACGCGCTCGTGGTGTCCGGGATGGACAGCGCCAAGATCGGCGAGCTCGCCGCCGCCAACCGGATCGTGCTGCACGAGCTGAGCCCGCAGACCGGCTCGCTCGAGCAGGCCTTCATGCAGATCACCGGCGACTCCGTCGAGTACCACACCGGTCTCGACGCCGAGGCCCAGCACGTGCTCGAGTCCGCCAAGTAA
- a CDS encoding ABC transporter permease has product MNLLAVERIKLFSTRSPWWCAIITLALTIGFAAILAGASSADTPIALSATQFGGSQFGIAVVMVLAALAVTTEYRFNTIRTTFQAVPHRSPALIAKAVVVAVVALVIGEIGAFGALGLAMLMRPNDGLGLHSTQDWLNVAGLGPVFAISAVLAMALGVLIRHSAGAIALLLIYYLAVEELVQIIPKVGHHIHEWLPFNVANKFLRGSAVVDGPAPSDSPLSPGWALAYFAGIALVFLLVALGVAKKRDA; this is encoded by the coding sequence ATGAACCTGCTCGCGGTCGAACGCATCAAACTGTTCAGCACCCGCTCGCCGTGGTGGTGCGCCATCATCACCCTGGCCCTGACCATCGGCTTCGCGGCCATCCTGGCCGGCGCGTCGTCCGCCGACACGCCCATCGCGCTGTCGGCCACCCAATTCGGCGGCTCCCAGTTCGGCATCGCCGTCGTCATGGTGCTCGCCGCGCTCGCGGTGACCACCGAATACCGCTTCAACACCATCCGCACGACGTTCCAGGCGGTGCCGCACCGCTCGCCGGCGCTGATCGCCAAGGCCGTCGTCGTCGCGGTGGTGGCGCTGGTGATCGGCGAGATCGGCGCCTTCGGCGCGCTGGGCCTCGCCATGCTCATGCGGCCGAACGACGGCCTGGGCCTGCACAGCACCCAAGACTGGCTGAACGTCGCCGGGCTGGGGCCGGTCTTCGCGATCAGCGCCGTGCTCGCGATGGCGCTCGGGGTCCTCATCCGGCACAGCGCCGGAGCGATCGCCCTGCTGCTCATCTACTACTTGGCCGTGGAAGAGCTGGTGCAGATCATCCCGAAGGTCGGGCACCACATCCACGAGTGGCTGCCGTTCAACGTGGCGAACAAATTCCTCCGCGGCTCCGCGGTCGTCGACGGCCCCGCGCCGTCGGACTCGCCGCTGAGCCCCGGCTGGGCGCTGGCGTACTTCGCCGGCATCGCGCTCGTGTTCCTGCTCGTCGCGCTCGGGGTCGCGAAAAAGCGGGACGCATAG
- a CDS encoding ABC transporter ATP-binding protein, which translates to MIEATALTKRYGVTTAVNELTFTAQSGRVTGFLGPNGAGKSTTMRLILGLDRPDAGRVLVDGVPYRQLKDPLRTVGAMLDATWRHPGRSGRDHLRWLAATNGIPDKRVEEVLTLVGLTSVGNTRVLQYSLGMQQRLGIAAALLGDPRVLLFDEPVNGLDPEGMAWIRQLLHALAAEGRTVFVSSHLLPEMAQTAQDLVVIGRGRLIYQGTMDEFIAQTSEHGVRVRTPHADRLRAALTGQAEFTEADGAFVVSGVDSDRIGQLAFDAGATLHELSPLTGSLEQAYLDLTRDAVEFAVPSSEASR; encoded by the coding sequence ATGATCGAAGCGACCGCACTGACCAAGCGGTACGGCGTCACCACCGCGGTCAACGAACTGACGTTCACCGCGCAGTCGGGGCGCGTCACCGGCTTCCTCGGCCCGAACGGCGCCGGCAAGTCCACGACGATGCGGCTGATCCTCGGCCTCGACCGCCCCGACGCGGGCCGGGTGCTCGTCGACGGCGTCCCGTACCGGCAGCTGAAAGATCCACTGAGGACGGTCGGTGCGATGCTGGACGCCACCTGGCGCCACCCCGGCCGCAGCGGGCGCGACCACCTGCGCTGGCTGGCCGCGACCAACGGCATCCCGGACAAGCGCGTCGAAGAGGTGCTGACGCTGGTCGGGCTGACGAGCGTCGGCAACACGCGCGTCCTGCAGTACTCGCTCGGCATGCAGCAGCGGCTCGGGATCGCCGCCGCCCTGCTCGGCGACCCGCGCGTGCTGCTGTTCGACGAGCCGGTGAACGGCCTCGACCCCGAGGGCATGGCGTGGATCCGGCAGCTGCTGCACGCGCTGGCCGCCGAGGGCCGGACCGTGTTCGTGTCCAGCCACCTGCTGCCCGAGATGGCGCAGACCGCGCAGGACCTCGTCGTGATCGGCCGCGGCCGGCTGATCTACCAGGGCACCATGGACGAGTTCATCGCACAGACGAGTGAACACGGCGTGCGGGTGCGCACGCCGCACGCCGACCGGCTGCGGGCGGCGCTGACCGGGCAGGCCGAGTTCACCGAAGCCGACGGCGCCTTCGTGGTGTCCGGGGTGGACAGTGACCGGATCGGGCAGCTCGCCTTCGACGCCGGCGCGACGCTGCACGAGCTGAGTCCCCTCACCGGCTCGCTCGAGCAGGCCTATCTCGACCTCACCCGTGACGCCGTCGAGTTCGCGGTGCCGTCTTCGGAGGCCTCCCGATGA
- a CDS encoding ABC transporter permease produces MIANLLRAERIKLFSTRAPWWCLAIAIIAPLGFTALFFALAGPEIPPTVGNTQLASGNGRTVLLVLAVLATASEFNWGTMRLTFQAVPSRVPALLAKVVVIAALGAVLGLVVGFGSWGLASLVQPDADLALHSAAAWRSVLGQSLVFLFTAVAGVGVALLLRSVAFALTVVLVWTQVLEGVLVFIPGVGKHVYQWMPFHAADEFVGAAGFSTGPLQLPSAPLGPWGYAGYFAAITVALFVAGVLVTARRDA; encoded by the coding sequence ATGATCGCCAACCTGCTCCGCGCCGAGCGCATCAAGCTCTTCAGCACCCGCGCGCCCTGGTGGTGCCTGGCCATCGCGATCATCGCGCCGCTCGGCTTCACCGCGCTGTTCTTCGCGCTGGCCGGCCCGGAGATCCCGCCGACCGTCGGCAACACCCAGCTCGCGAGCGGCAACGGCCGGACCGTGCTGCTCGTCCTCGCCGTCCTCGCCACGGCGTCGGAGTTCAACTGGGGCACCATGCGGCTGACGTTCCAGGCGGTGCCGAGCCGGGTGCCCGCCCTGCTGGCCAAGGTGGTGGTCATCGCCGCGCTCGGCGCGGTGCTGGGGTTGGTCGTGGGCTTCGGTTCCTGGGGGCTGGCGTCGCTCGTGCAGCCGGACGCCGACCTCGCGCTGCACTCGGCCGCAGCGTGGCGCTCGGTGCTCGGCCAGAGCCTGGTCTTCCTGTTCACCGCGGTCGCCGGGGTCGGCGTCGCACTCCTGCTGCGCAGCGTCGCCTTCGCGCTGACGGTGGTGCTCGTCTGGACGCAGGTGCTCGAAGGCGTGCTCGTCTTCATCCCGGGCGTGGGCAAGCACGTCTACCAGTGGATGCCGTTCCACGCCGCCGACGAGTTCGTCGGGGCGGCGGGCTTCTCCACCGGGCCGCTGCAGCTGCCGTCCGCGCCGCTCGGTCCGTGGGGCTACGCCGGTTACTTCGCGGCCATCACCGTTGCCCTGTTCGTGGCCGGCGTACTCGTCACGGCACGGCGCGACGCCTGA
- the trmB gene encoding tRNA (guanosine(46)-N7)-methyltransferase TrmB: protein MENEHQPRLRSVVSYVKRGGRMTVGQQRAWDELWPELGRTVSELPAGPLDFTAWFGREAPVMLEIGSGMGETTSQLAAAAPELNYVAAEVYDPGLGQLMLRAEKLGVENLRLLHGDAVVLLTEHVEPDSLHGVRLFFPDPWPKKKHHKRRIVSPSFAALVASRLAPGGTFHMATDWENYAEQMLEVCSAEPALRNRYDGWAPRPEWRPVTKFEQRADVEGRVSHDLIFERR, encoded by the coding sequence GTGGAAAACGAGCACCAACCCCGGCTGCGCAGCGTGGTCAGCTACGTCAAGCGCGGCGGCCGGATGACCGTCGGGCAGCAGCGCGCTTGGGATGAACTGTGGCCCGAGCTGGGCCGCACGGTGAGCGAGCTGCCCGCGGGGCCGCTGGACTTCACCGCGTGGTTCGGCCGCGAGGCGCCGGTGATGCTGGAGATCGGCTCCGGCATGGGCGAAACGACGTCGCAGCTGGCCGCCGCGGCGCCGGAGCTCAACTACGTCGCGGCCGAGGTCTACGACCCGGGCCTCGGCCAGCTGATGCTGCGCGCCGAAAAGCTCGGCGTCGAAAACCTGCGGCTGCTGCACGGGGACGCCGTCGTGCTGCTGACCGAGCACGTCGAGCCGGACTCGCTGCACGGCGTGCGGCTGTTCTTCCCGGACCCGTGGCCGAAGAAGAAGCACCACAAGCGACGGATCGTGTCGCCGTCGTTCGCCGCCCTCGTCGCCTCCCGGCTCGCGCCGGGCGGCACCTTCCACATGGCGACCGACTGGGAGAACTACGCCGAGCAGATGCTCGAGGTCTGCTCCGCGGAACCGGCGCTGCGCAACCGGTACGACGGCTGGGCGCCGCGGCCGGAGTGGCGGCCGGTGACGAAGTTCGAGCAGCGCGCGGACGTCGAAGGCCGCGTCTCGCACGACTTGATCTTCGAACGACGCTGA
- a CDS encoding ABC transporter permease: protein MNSLQIALRVLRVDRRTRTSAILTAIGVAVATGLVLLLATLPFATQNREQRALWQGEQFYSRGSDGPVKLLFSSSKDYFDGQQIIRVDVALTSGATAAEIQLPPGVPQLPGPGETVVSPALGRLLQANPAGQLGDRFGKPVGALGEDGLRFPEQLVALTGHTADAMPEHVSQVPAFPSGKARPDALLMLLSWVGIIVLLVPSLVLVASSARLTAARRERRLAAIRLAGATPGQVTNMVAAETTLSAGIGALLGLLISPALHGLASFVPWAGGTWLASDFALPVGLTVFIVLAIPVLVVLAGVLGLRRVLKNPLFATGGHTKKPLHWWRLLALPAAGAFFLIAVTTVKQTGGIGLVMAGLFFLVGSAAIVGPWVTSAVGGTFVRIWRRPSALLAGRRLRDDPKGAYRASAGIVLAVFAGSMALTLLPTFESMAGGGRSFADPVLYVDTDSGHAGKIADQANAALQKYGQSEKAVAVGEVYLVKGTGDNRYGHRALVLTCADAVKLTRFGLTPENCAGGPAVFGDSAIDLAQYKLAASWDGPAVTAKSGTRVEAVHYPDADLSGSFVVDPAALPDGFTPKDYTVVAPTTDANRETVRTALAGPAAGAEVGSRDQYLFNQQTQLGDLRRVTVIGLLAAGILAGCSAAVATAGSVMDRRRTFGALMAAGTPVRVLARALRMEAALPALVATIGAGIVGVLVGVGLYSMVDERGIVLSPWLLAPVVLGVGVALLGASVCTPALKRVQAEPLAEE from the coding sequence GTGAACTCCCTCCAGATCGCCCTGCGGGTGCTGCGGGTGGACCGGCGGACCCGGACGTCGGCGATCCTCACCGCGATCGGGGTGGCCGTCGCGACCGGGCTGGTGCTGCTGCTGGCGACGCTGCCGTTCGCCACCCAGAACCGCGAACAGCGGGCCCTCTGGCAGGGCGAGCAGTTCTACAGCCGCGGCTCCGACGGCCCGGTCAAGCTGCTCTTCAGCTCGTCGAAGGACTACTTCGACGGTCAGCAGATCATCCGGGTCGACGTCGCGCTGACGTCCGGGGCCACCGCGGCCGAGATCCAGCTGCCGCCGGGCGTGCCGCAGCTGCCCGGGCCGGGCGAGACCGTCGTGTCGCCCGCGCTGGGCCGGCTCCTGCAGGCCAACCCGGCCGGGCAGCTCGGCGACCGGTTCGGCAAGCCCGTCGGCGCGCTCGGCGAAGACGGCCTCCGGTTCCCCGAGCAGCTCGTCGCGCTGACCGGGCACACGGCGGACGCGATGCCGGAGCACGTTTCGCAGGTGCCGGCCTTCCCGAGCGGGAAGGCGCGCCCGGACGCCCTGCTCATGCTGCTGTCCTGGGTCGGGATCATCGTGCTGCTGGTGCCGAGCCTGGTGCTGGTCGCGTCGTCGGCCCGGCTGACCGCGGCCCGGCGGGAACGGCGGCTCGCCGCGATCCGGCTGGCCGGCGCGACGCCGGGGCAGGTCACGAACATGGTGGCCGCCGAGACCACGTTGTCGGCAGGCATCGGCGCGCTGCTCGGCCTGCTGATCAGCCCGGCGCTGCACGGCCTCGCGTCGTTCGTCCCGTGGGCCGGCGGCACCTGGCTCGCGTCCGACTTCGCGCTGCCGGTCGGCCTGACGGTGTTCATCGTCCTGGCCATCCCGGTGCTCGTGGTACTGGCCGGCGTCCTCGGTCTGCGCCGCGTCCTCAAGAACCCGCTGTTCGCGACCGGTGGCCACACGAAGAAGCCGTTGCACTGGTGGCGGCTGCTGGCCCTGCCCGCGGCCGGGGCGTTCTTCCTCATCGCCGTGACGACGGTGAAGCAGACCGGTGGCATCGGGCTGGTCATGGCGGGCCTGTTCTTCCTGGTCGGCTCGGCCGCCATCGTGGGGCCGTGGGTGACGTCGGCGGTCGGTGGCACGTTCGTCCGGATCTGGCGGCGCCCGTCCGCGCTGCTCGCCGGCCGCCGCCTGCGTGACGACCCGAAGGGCGCCTACCGGGCGTCCGCCGGGATCGTGCTGGCGGTGTTCGCCGGGTCGATGGCGCTGACGCTGCTGCCGACGTTCGAATCCATGGCCGGCGGCGGCCGCTCCTTCGCCGACCCCGTGCTCTACGTCGACACCGACAGCGGGCACGCGGGCAAGATCGCCGACCAGGCCAACGCCGCCCTGCAGAAGTACGGCCAGTCCGAGAAGGCGGTCGCGGTCGGCGAGGTCTACCTCGTCAAGGGCACGGGCGACAACCGCTACGGCCACCGCGCGCTGGTGCTGACCTGCGCCGACGCCGTCAAGCTGACCCGCTTCGGGCTCACGCCGGAGAACTGCGCGGGCGGCCCGGCCGTCTTCGGCGACTCGGCGATCGACCTGGCGCAGTACAAGCTCGCCGCGAGCTGGGACGGCCCGGCGGTGACCGCGAAGTCGGGGACGCGGGTGGAAGCCGTCCACTACCCCGACGCCGACCTGTCCGGCTCATTCGTCGTCGATCCGGCCGCGCTGCCGGACGGCTTCACGCCGAAGGACTACACCGTCGTCGCGCCGACCACCGACGCGAACCGCGAGACCGTCCGGACGGCGTTGGCCGGCCCGGCGGCGGGCGCGGAGGTCGGCAGCCGCGACCAGTACCTGTTCAACCAGCAGACCCAGCTCGGCGACCTGCGCCGGGTCACGGTGATCGGGCTGCTCGCGGCGGGGATCCTGGCCGGCTGCAGTGCCGCGGTCGCGACGGCCGGTTCGGTGATGGACCGCCGCCGCACGTTCGGCGCGCTGATGGCCGCGGGCACGCCGGTGCGGGTGCTGGCGAGGGCGTTGCGGATGGAAGCCGCGCTGCCGGCGCTGGTCGCCACCATCGGCGCGGGAATCGTCGGGGTACTGGTCGGTGTTGGGCTCTACAGCATGGTCGACGAGCGCGGCATCGTGCTCAGCCCGTGGCTGCTGGCGCCGGTCGTGCTCGGGGTCGGGGTGGCCCTGCTCGGCGCATCGGTCTGCACGCCCGCACTGAAGCGGGTCCAGGCCGAACCGCTCGCCGAGGAATGA
- a CDS encoding ABC transporter ATP-binding protein, with the protein MDPNTPHATNGPVLSGRGLVKRYGTQHALAGIDIDIQPRDAVAIVGPSGSGKTSLLHVLAGILRADDGQIFLSGQRIDHLGEKKRSELRRTEFGFVFQSGMLVAELSAEENVALPSLLAGLGRKEAIDAGRQWLSRLGLAGKERRRPGELSGGEAQRVAIARALTHRPKVIFADEPTGALDTRTGRETMDALLGAAHETGAAVLVVTHDRELAESMPKTVAIRDGLIATRLAA; encoded by the coding sequence GTGGACCCGAACACGCCACACGCGACGAACGGCCCGGTGCTGTCCGGCCGCGGGCTGGTGAAGCGCTACGGCACCCAGCACGCCCTGGCCGGCATCGACATCGACATCCAGCCGCGGGACGCCGTCGCCATCGTCGGGCCGTCCGGCTCGGGGAAGACGTCGCTGCTGCACGTCCTGGCCGGCATCCTCCGGGCCGACGACGGGCAGATCTTCCTGAGCGGGCAGCGGATCGACCACCTCGGCGAGAAGAAGCGCAGCGAACTGCGCCGGACCGAGTTCGGGTTCGTCTTCCAGTCGGGGATGCTGGTCGCGGAGCTGTCGGCCGAAGAGAACGTCGCGCTGCCGTCGCTGCTGGCCGGGCTCGGCCGCAAGGAGGCCATCGACGCCGGCCGCCAGTGGCTTTCGCGGCTCGGCCTGGCCGGCAAGGAGCGCCGCCGTCCCGGCGAGCTCTCCGGCGGCGAGGCCCAGCGCGTCGCGATCGCGCGGGCGCTGACCCATCGGCCGAAGGTGATCTTCGCCGACGAGCCGACCGGCGCGCTCGACACGCGCACCGGCCGCGAGACGATGGACGCCCTCCTCGGCGCCGCCCACGAGACCGGCGCCGCGGTGCTCGTGGTGACGCACGACCGCGAGCTGGCCGAGTCGATGCCGAAGACCGTCGCCATCCGCGACGGCCTGATCGCGACGAGGCTGGCGGCGTGA
- a CDS encoding sensor histidine kinase, with protein MPAAPPSNTLSTRATALVRRIGVPSAVLFAALLFDIVYTTQAALDDLGPRFVDFGLLPCIFAMAACGLWAQKRAAVAGVVGGGVLIFSTLFIHTLHIPPYSSVLPKVTITEVVAGVLMVYYVARRARAGVAFCVVGFLVVAGLVAVFGRYGGVGDIDGGTGTQALLFGLLLLVGPLVPAIAARDRGPRADPRTRRLRRVNELAMGQWPLMGLLGFALLFEFGYTYSNTARGFPILFCSILAAVIAVLSPRRPADALLGLAGIMLLSAIVTPFLQLHSYDYPVPGGIPATQIVAGMGVVVNLTRARGLGQSWRRVAVLSSVVALGAILNSDARRGLQTDPQVLSVLAFAATLMLGISIAVGLMLRSRDSERTQAVQSAVSDAQTAERMALARELHDIVAHHVTGIVVQAQAARLMAEKNPQIAVDAMGRIENAGVEALAAMRRLVRSMRGDAPAGSSEFSEQATTDLGADLRKLVDSANHGVPTSMHLDLPPDLPHEVGRSALRLVQESLTNVGKHAADATEAFVAAEVRGVELHLRVTDNGRATVHRPAGGSGGYGLVGMRERVALLKGRLSAGRGPDGGWRVEAWLPLAAGEDTEGDE; from the coding sequence GTGCCCGCCGCGCCCCCCTCGAACACGCTCTCCACCCGCGCCACCGCCCTGGTGCGGCGCATCGGCGTGCCCTCCGCCGTCCTGTTCGCCGCGCTGCTGTTCGACATCGTCTACACGACGCAGGCGGCGCTCGACGACCTCGGCCCGCGCTTCGTCGACTTCGGCCTGCTGCCGTGCATCTTCGCGATGGCGGCCTGCGGGCTCTGGGCCCAGAAGCGCGCCGCCGTCGCCGGGGTGGTGGGTGGCGGGGTGCTGATCTTTTCCACCCTCTTCATCCACACGTTGCACATTCCGCCGTACTCCAGCGTGCTGCCGAAGGTGACCATCACCGAGGTCGTGGCCGGGGTGCTGATGGTCTACTACGTGGCCCGCCGGGCGCGGGCGGGTGTGGCGTTCTGCGTGGTCGGCTTCCTGGTCGTCGCGGGGCTCGTCGCCGTCTTCGGCCGGTACGGGGGTGTCGGCGACATCGACGGCGGCACGGGCACCCAGGCGCTGCTGTTCGGCCTGCTGCTGCTCGTCGGCCCGCTGGTGCCCGCCATCGCCGCCCGCGACCGCGGCCCGCGTGCCGATCCGCGGACGCGGCGGCTGCGCCGGGTGAACGAGCTGGCGATGGGGCAGTGGCCGCTGATGGGGCTGCTCGGCTTCGCACTGCTCTTCGAGTTCGGCTACACGTACTCGAACACCGCCCGCGGCTTCCCGATCCTGTTCTGCTCGATCCTCGCGGCCGTGATCGCGGTGCTGTCCCCGCGGCGGCCCGCGGACGCGCTCCTCGGCCTCGCCGGGATCATGCTGCTGTCCGCGATCGTCACGCCGTTCCTGCAGCTGCACTCCTACGACTACCCGGTACCCGGCGGCATTCCGGCCACGCAGATCGTCGCCGGCATGGGCGTGGTGGTGAACCTGACCCGGGCGCGCGGGCTGGGCCAGTCCTGGCGGCGGGTCGCGGTGCTCTCGAGCGTCGTCGCGCTCGGGGCGATCCTCAACTCGGACGCGCGACGGGGGCTGCAGACCGATCCGCAAGTCCTGTCGGTGCTGGCCTTCGCCGCGACGCTGATGCTGGGCATCTCGATCGCCGTCGGCCTGATGCTGCGGTCGCGGGACTCCGAACGCACCCAGGCCGTGCAGTCCGCGGTGAGCGACGCGCAGACCGCCGAGCGGATGGCGCTGGCCCGCGAGCTCCACGACATCGTCGCCCACCACGTCACCGGGATCGTCGTGCAGGCGCAGGCCGCGCGGCTGATGGCCGAGAAGAACCCGCAGATCGCGGTGGACGCGATGGGCCGGATCGAGAACGCCGGTGTCGAGGCGCTCGCGGCAATGCGGCGGCTGGTCCGCTCGATGCGCGGCGACGCGCCGGCCGGGTCGAGCGAGTTCAGCGAGCAGGCGACCACCGATCTCGGTGCCGACCTGCGGAAACTCGTCGACAGCGCCAACCACGGCGTCCCGACGTCGATGCACCTCGACCTGCCGCCGGACCTGCCGCACGAGGTCGGCCGCTCGGCGTTGCGGCTGGTGCAGGAGTCGCTGACGAACGTCGGCAAGCACGCCGCCGACGCGACCGAGGCGTTCGTCGCCGCCGAAGTGCGGGGCGTGGAACTGCACCTGCGGGTGACCGACAACGGGCGTGCGACAGTGCACCGGCCGGCCGGTGGATCGGGCGGCTACGGTCTGGTCGGCATGCGCGAACGCGTCGCGCTGCTCAAGGGCCGGTTGTCGGCCGGGCGGGGCCCGGACGGCGGCTGGCGCGTCGAAGCTTGGCTGCCGCTGGCGGCCGGAGAAGACACGGAAGGGGACGAGTGA